A single window of Aphidius gifuensis isolate YNYX2018 linkage group LG1, ASM1490517v1, whole genome shotgun sequence DNA harbors:
- the LOC122857751 gene encoding uncharacterized protein LOC122857751 encodes MLSRWCLCLGSKNQDPPYQQSTTSRTGLFSISAAAEEAEHRMFFFDNRNKSCKQLLRQNGLPSKVILFPDESWARNACSSHWTVTPFWWSQSMCKIVEVTGSRRYSTRGKMVDTGPGTLNILGSFKKQNVDPDFKLYLTSNVARSDFNMGYSMTGTLERGSLKKNKFEMTHFAIIRRRDFVEAMEQSSP; translated from the exons atgttgTCACGGTGGTGTCTTTGTTTGGGATCGAAGAATCAAGATCCGCCTTATCAACAATCAACGACATCGAGGACAGGATTGTTCTCCATCAGTGCAGCAGCAGAAGAAGCTGAGCAtcgaatgtttttttttgataatcgaAATAAAAGTTGTAAACAACTTTTAAGACAAAATGGCTTGCCAAGcaag gTCATTCTTTTTCCCGATGAAAGTTGGGCAAGGAACGCATGTAGTTCCCATTGGACAGTAACTCCATTTTGGTGGAGTCAAAGTATGTGCAAAATCGTTGAAGTGACTGGCTCGCGAAG ATATTCGACACGTGGTAAAATGGTCGATACTGGACCTGGAACCCTCAATATTCTTGGGTCTTTTAAGAAACAAAACGTCGATCCAGATTTCAag CTGTATTTGACATCAAATGTGGCGAGATCTGACTTCAATATGGGATATTCGATGACGGGGACTTTGGAAAGaggaagtttaaaaaaaaataaatttgaaatgacGCATTTTGCCATAATAAGGCGGCGAGATTTTGTCGAAGCCATGGAACAATCTAGTCcataa